Proteins from a genomic interval of Caulobacter sp. NIBR1757:
- a CDS encoding pitrilysin family protein produces the protein MTTPRIHTLPNGVRVICDPMPGLETLALSVVAGRGAASEDLHRSGWSHLLEHMVFKGAGARTAREIVEVVEGAGGQVNAATGYERTSFQIRALKGSLPLGMDILADLVLRPTLDPRDLIKEKSVVAQEIAEAGDTPDDLVFELAQAAAYPDQPHGRPILGTPKSLKPADVAAIDAWRAALYAPDRLVVSAAGAVDEDELLRLAEAAFGSQPAGQGAPTPAAPQFTAGHAAKLRRLEQAHLVLLLPAFGARDDDYFPLRLFVEMLGGGMSSRLFQEARENRGLAYAIDAWSDTYADGGMLGVYAGCAAKDAGPLAALTAQQIIALTDGCTDAELARAKAQLKAHLFMAREQPLSRTETSAGQALLLGRLFPAREISEAIDAVTAADIARVGARMLKPGLVAGSVLGSKASLGAVDVFAEALKAG, from the coding sequence ATGACCACCCCCCGCATCCACACGCTTCCCAACGGCGTCCGCGTCATCTGCGACCCCATGCCGGGGCTCGAGACCCTCGCCCTCAGCGTCGTCGCCGGCCGCGGGGCCGCCAGCGAGGACCTGCACCGCTCCGGCTGGTCGCACCTGCTCGAACACATGGTCTTCAAGGGCGCCGGCGCCCGCACCGCCCGCGAGATCGTCGAGGTCGTCGAGGGCGCCGGCGGCCAGGTCAACGCCGCCACCGGCTATGAGCGGACCAGCTTCCAGATCCGCGCCCTCAAGGGCAGTCTGCCGCTCGGCATGGACATCCTCGCCGACCTCGTCCTGCGCCCGACCCTCGACCCCAGGGACCTGATCAAGGAAAAGTCCGTCGTCGCCCAGGAGATCGCCGAGGCCGGCGACACCCCCGACGACCTGGTCTTCGAACTGGCCCAGGCGGCCGCCTATCCGGACCAGCCGCACGGCCGCCCGATCCTCGGCACGCCCAAATCCCTGAAGCCCGCCGACGTCGCCGCCATCGACGCCTGGCGCGCCGCCCTCTACGCTCCCGACCGCCTGGTGGTCAGCGCCGCCGGGGCCGTCGACGAGGACGAACTCCTCCGCCTGGCCGAGGCCGCCTTCGGCTCGCAGCCGGCCGGGCAGGGCGCTCCGACCCCGGCCGCGCCGCAGTTCACCGCCGGCCACGCCGCCAAACTGCGGCGGCTGGAGCAGGCCCATCTGGTCCTGCTGCTGCCGGCCTTCGGGGCCCGGGACGACGACTATTTCCCGCTTCGGCTGTTCGTCGAGATGCTCGGCGGCGGCATGTCCTCGCGCCTGTTCCAGGAGGCCCGCGAGAACCGGGGCCTGGCCTATGCCATCGACGCCTGGAGCGACACCTATGCCGATGGCGGCATGCTCGGCGTCTACGCCGGCTGCGCCGCCAAGGACGCCGGGCCGCTGGCCGCCCTGACCGCCCAGCAGATCATCGCCCTGACCGACGGCTGCACCGACGCCGAACTGGCCCGCGCCAAGGCCCAGCTCAAGGCCCACCTGTTCATGGCCCGCGAACAGCCCCTGTCGCGCACCGAGACCTCGGCGGGCCAGGCCCTGCTTCTCGGCAGGCTGTTTCCAGCCCGGGAGATCTCCGAAGCGATCGACGCCGTGACGGCCGCCGACATCGCCAGGGTCGGGGCGCGGATGCTGAAGCCAGGTCTGGTCGCCGGTTCAGTGCTGGGGTCGAAGGCGTCGCTTGGCGCTGTGGATGTGTTCGCCGAGGCGCTGAAGGCGGGTTGA
- a CDS encoding GNAT family protein, giving the protein MALIDWTGLDSTFRLDGGTVRLRPPKAGDYAEWAAVRAASRDFLQPWEPVWARDDLTRSAYRRRLDAWRRDLEQGLTYPFFVFSNDTGALTGGITLSNVRRGVAQVGTVGYWSSVHTTRQGHTLAAVRTVTRFAFGTLGLSRLEAACLPSNTGSAALLLKAGFVEEGFARAYLKINGEWRDHRLFGLISREREQSCPD; this is encoded by the coding sequence ATGGCCCTTATCGACTGGACCGGTCTGGACTCCACCTTCCGCCTCGACGGCGGAACCGTGCGCCTGCGCCCGCCAAAAGCCGGCGACTATGCCGAATGGGCCGCCGTCCGCGCCGCCTCCCGCGATTTCCTGCAGCCCTGGGAGCCGGTCTGGGCCCGCGACGACCTGACCCGGTCCGCCTATCGCCGCCGTCTCGACGCCTGGCGCCGGGACCTCGAACAGGGGCTCACCTACCCCTTCTTCGTGTTTTCCAACGACACCGGCGCCCTGACCGGCGGCATCACCCTCAGCAACGTCCGCCGCGGTGTCGCCCAGGTCGGCACCGTCGGCTACTGGAGCAGCGTGCACACCACCCGCCAGGGCCACACCCTGGCCGCTGTGCGCACCGTGACCCGCTTCGCCTTCGGCACGCTTGGCCTCTCCCGTCTCGAAGCCGCCTGCCTGCCCAGCAACACCGGCAGCGCCGCCCTGCTGCTCAAGGCGGGGTTCGTCGAGGAGGGCTTCGCCCGTGCTTATCTGAAAATTAACGGCGAGTGGCGAGACCATCGCCTGTTCGGGTTGATTTCGCGAGAGCGGGAGCAGTCCTGCCCGGACTAG
- a CDS encoding peroxiredoxin: MTIKVGDKVPDGMFMTSGAEGPRPISTDELFAGKTVAFFAVPGAFTPTCSAKHVPGFKEHAAEFRAKGVDTIACVSVNDVFVMKAWGADQGVGDDIIMLADGNGDFTKALGLEMDGSKFGMGTRSQRYSMLVKDGVVETLNVEQGGEFKVSAADYMLPQLG; the protein is encoded by the coding sequence ATGACGATCAAAGTCGGCGACAAGGTGCCGGACGGCATGTTCATGACCAGCGGCGCCGAAGGCCCGCGCCCGATCAGCACCGACGAGCTGTTCGCCGGCAAGACGGTCGCCTTCTTCGCCGTTCCCGGCGCCTTCACCCCGACCTGCTCGGCCAAGCACGTGCCCGGCTTCAAGGAGCACGCCGCCGAGTTCCGCGCCAAGGGCGTCGACACCATCGCCTGCGTCTCGGTCAACGACGTCTTCGTGATGAAGGCCTGGGGCGCCGACCAGGGCGTCGGCGACGACATCATCATGCTGGCCGACGGCAACGGCGACTTCACCAAGGCCCTCGGCCTGGAGATGGACGGCAGCAAGTTCGGCATGGGCACCCGCAGCCAGCGCTACTCGATGCTGGTCAAGGACGGCGTCGTCGAGACGCTGAACGTCGAGCAGGGCGGTGAATTCAAGGTCAGCGCCGCCGACTACATGCTGCCGCAGCTGGGGTAA
- the thrC gene encoding threonine synthase has translation MKYVSTRAGDSAAQPIGFLDAVLAGLAPDGGLYVPESWPTFTHEEIAAFAGQPYAAVAAAVIGKFADGEIPTDVLEEMCAEAYGTFAHAATCPVTQLGPNLFLAELFHGPTLAFKDVAMQLLSRLYEYILRSKGRTLTIVCATSGDTGGAAVEAFRGRSNVRIVAMFPEGRISEVQRRFMTTVEDRNVANLSLEGSFDDCQAILKAMFADGQFAQAVDLSAVNSINFARIAAQAVYYFTTAVALGAPHRKVAFAVPTGNFGDAFAAYVAVKMGLPVERILVATNSNDIMARAFEDGRYSRGNVAATQSPAMDIQVASNFERLYFEAVRRDGLETGRAFRAFADTGVIDIPPGALATMRELFGGASTGEADTSRAMLATLNETGRLIDPHTAVAISAAKRTTLPSDATPLIVLSTAHPAKFPEAVHAATGVTPTFPRADRHLADKPERFDRLPADAAVVMDYVRSFAGA, from the coding sequence ATGAAATACGTCTCCACCCGGGCGGGCGATTCCGCCGCCCAGCCGATCGGCTTCCTCGACGCGGTGCTGGCCGGCCTGGCCCCCGACGGCGGCCTGTACGTGCCCGAGTCCTGGCCGACCTTCACCCATGAAGAGATCGCCGCCTTCGCCGGCCAGCCCTATGCCGCCGTCGCCGCCGCCGTGATCGGCAAGTTCGCCGACGGCGAGATCCCGACCGACGTGCTGGAAGAGATGTGCGCCGAGGCCTACGGCACCTTCGCCCACGCCGCCACCTGCCCGGTCACCCAGCTGGGCCCGAACCTGTTCCTGGCCGAGCTGTTCCATGGTCCAACCCTGGCCTTCAAGGACGTCGCCATGCAGCTGCTCTCGCGGCTGTACGAGTACATCCTGCGGTCCAAGGGCCGCACCCTGACCATCGTCTGCGCCACGTCGGGAGACACCGGCGGCGCCGCCGTCGAGGCCTTCCGCGGCCGGTCCAATGTCCGCATCGTCGCCATGTTCCCGGAGGGCCGCATCAGTGAGGTGCAGCGCCGCTTCATGACCACGGTCGAGGACCGCAACGTCGCCAACCTGTCCCTGGAGGGCAGCTTCGACGACTGCCAGGCCATCCTCAAGGCGATGTTCGCCGACGGCCAGTTCGCCCAGGCCGTCGATCTGTCGGCCGTCAACTCGATCAACTTCGCCCGCATCGCCGCCCAGGCCGTCTACTATTTCACCACCGCCGTGGCGCTGGGCGCTCCCCACCGCAAGGTCGCCTTCGCCGTGCCGACCGGCAATTTCGGCGACGCCTTCGCCGCCTATGTGGCGGTGAAGATGGGCCTGCCGGTCGAGCGAATCCTCGTCGCCACCAACAGCAACGACATCATGGCCCGCGCCTTCGAGGACGGCCGCTATTCGCGCGGCAACGTCGCGGCGACGCAGAGCCCGGCCATGGACATCCAGGTCGCCTCCAACTTCGAGCGCCTGTATTTCGAGGCCGTCCGCCGTGACGGGCTGGAGACCGGCCGCGCCTTCCGCGCCTTCGCCGACACCGGCGTCATCGACATCCCGCCCGGGGCCCTGGCCACCATGCGCGAACTGTTCGGCGGCGCTTCGACCGGCGAGGCCGACACCAGCCGCGCCATGCTGGCCACCCTCAACGAGACCGGCCGCCTGATCGACCCGCACACCGCCGTCGCCATCAGCGCCGCCAAACGCACCACCCTGCCCAGCGACGCGACCCCGCTGATCGTGCTCTCGACCGCCCATCCCGCCAAGTTCCCCGAAGCCGTCCACGCCGCCACCGGCGTCACCCCCACCTTCCCCCGCGCCGACCGCCATCTGGCCGACAAGCCCGAACGCTTCGACCGCCTGCCGGCGGATGCCGCCGTGGTCATGGACTACGTGCGGAGTTTCGCGGGCGCATGA
- a CDS encoding YqgE/AlgH family protein, whose amino-acid sequence MAQDPDSEFLSGRLLIAMPGIDDERFERAVIYVCAHDDQHAMGITLNRPVDGLKMPDLLTKLGVTVAENHREDIVLMGGPVERERGFVLHTDDYKSPGGTLPVAEGVALTTSRAVLEALAADGPPRKAILALGYAGWGAGQLEQEMRQNVWLVGDPDPGLLFGDDHEHKWSAALAKLGISADHLSSEAGRA is encoded by the coding sequence ATGGCTCAAGACCCAGACAGCGAATTTCTCTCCGGCCGGCTGCTGATCGCCATGCCGGGCATTGATGACGAACGCTTCGAGCGGGCGGTCATCTACGTCTGCGCCCACGACGACCAGCACGCCATGGGCATCACCCTGAACCGGCCGGTCGACGGGCTGAAGATGCCCGACCTGTTGACCAAGCTCGGCGTCACCGTCGCCGAGAACCATCGCGAGGACATCGTCCTGATGGGCGGACCGGTCGAGCGCGAGCGCGGCTTCGTGCTGCACACCGACGACTACAAGAGCCCGGGCGGCACCCTGCCGGTGGCCGAGGGCGTCGCCCTGACCACCAGCCGCGCCGTGCTGGAAGCCCTCGCCGCCGACGGGCCGCCGCGCAAGGCCATCCTGGCGCTGGGCTATGCCGGCTGGGGCGCGGGCCAGCTGGAGCAGGAGATGCGCCAGAACGTCTGGCTGGTCGGCGATCCGGACCCCGGCCTGCTGTTCGGCGACGACCATGAACACAAATGGTCGGCGGCCCTGGCCAAGCTCGGCATCAGCGCCGATCACCTGTCGAGCGAGGCGGGGCGGGCTTAG
- a CDS encoding YceI family protein, with amino-acid sequence MRRFLALLAVFLFAALPAAAAPAPAWTVDKAASKIAFASIFGGEAFNGGFARWDAQIRFDPNNLAGSSAVVTIDTASAWSGDKDRDAALREPNWFSTQVFPRAIYKTTGFKALGGGKYQATGALTLRGQTKPLTLPFTLVITGNQAKMTATVKVSRLAFGVGQNEWKKTDVIPDPVTVTLAVTAKR; translated from the coding sequence ATGCGCCGCTTCCTCGCTCTGCTTGCCGTCTTCCTGTTCGCGGCCCTGCCCGCCGCCGCGGCCCCGGCTCCGGCCTGGACCGTCGACAAGGCCGCCTCGAAGATCGCTTTCGCCTCCATTTTCGGCGGCGAGGCGTTCAATGGCGGCTTCGCCCGCTGGGACGCCCAGATCCGCTTTGATCCGAACAACCTGGCCGGCTCCAGCGCCGTGGTGACCATCGACACGGCCAGCGCCTGGTCCGGCGACAAGGACCGCGATGCGGCCCTGAGGGAGCCGAACTGGTTCTCGACCCAGGTCTTCCCCAGGGCGATCTACAAGACCACCGGGTTCAAGGCGCTGGGCGGCGGCAAGTACCAGGCGACCGGCGCCCTGACCCTGCGCGGACAGACGAAACCGTTGACCCTGCCCTTCACCCTCGTCATCACCGGCAATCAGGCGAAGATGACCGCAACCGTGAAGGTCAGCCGCCTCGCCTTCGGGGTTGGACAGAACGAGTGGAAGAAGACCGACGTCATTCCCGACCCGGTGACCGTGACCCTCGCGGTGACGGCCAAGCGCTAG
- a CDS encoding bifunctional diguanylate cyclase/phosphodiesterase translates to MALGNDRKGWDTALTLEALGAAGVALWIWSPTEDRLKFTGASRALGLGPLAPECSSAALRALVLPQDRPLAEELLRQQPPHSEIALRLRMRGGEIGVWRGVWLEEGNRAAGVVAPETAFAASETDPLTGLLDRRSFVARARERLQTQQPFTLVVADLDRLRRLNEALGHERADLVLAALGARLAAAFPPDSLMARVGEDEFAVLAPGLIPAGTRLREALERPLRVAGFDIHPTLAVGAVEAQGGDEAPDAAELLRRAELAVEAAKAAGRGGGAAYGQGMESDGLSRLALEGDLRGAVGRGEIGPFFQPIVRLDTGELSGFEALCRWRHPRRGLLPPDEFLPLAEEMGLMEEIGERMIRASARQLNEWQARHAPAWQLTCSVNLSTGEIHRAGLVDDVGGLIAKYRLRKGALKLEITESDIMRDPEGAAVVLKALREVGAGLALDDFGTGFSSLSYLTRLPFDTLKIDRYFVRTMGANPGSAKIVQSVVKLGQDLNLEVVAEGVENALMAGRLLELGCDYGQGFGYAPPLSPQEAEVYLNESYVDGVAPVRRQG, encoded by the coding sequence ATGGCGCTGGGAAACGACCGCAAGGGGTGGGACACCGCGCTCACACTCGAGGCGCTGGGCGCCGCGGGCGTGGCCCTGTGGATCTGGTCGCCGACCGAGGACCGTCTGAAATTCACCGGCGCTTCCCGGGCGCTGGGCCTTGGCCCGCTTGCTCCCGAATGCAGCTCGGCCGCGCTGCGGGCCCTGGTCCTGCCGCAGGATCGCCCCCTGGCCGAGGAACTGCTCCGGCAGCAGCCGCCGCATAGCGAGATCGCCCTGCGCCTGCGCATGCGCGGCGGCGAGATCGGCGTCTGGCGCGGGGTCTGGCTGGAGGAGGGCAACCGCGCCGCCGGCGTCGTCGCGCCCGAGACCGCTTTCGCGGCCTCCGAGACCGATCCGCTGACCGGCCTGCTCGATCGCCGCAGCTTCGTCGCCCGCGCCCGCGAGCGGCTGCAGACGCAACAACCCTTCACCCTGGTGGTCGCCGACCTCGACAGGCTGCGCCGCCTCAACGAGGCCCTGGGCCACGAGCGGGCCGACCTGGTGCTGGCGGCGCTCGGCGCCCGCCTGGCCGCCGCCTTCCCCCCCGATTCCCTGATGGCCCGGGTCGGCGAGGACGAGTTCGCTGTGCTGGCGCCGGGCCTGATCCCGGCCGGGACGCGGCTACGCGAGGCTCTCGAGCGGCCCCTGCGCGTCGCCGGCTTCGATATCCACCCGACCCTGGCCGTCGGCGCGGTCGAGGCCCAGGGCGGCGACGAGGCCCCCGACGCGGCCGAACTGCTGCGCCGCGCCGAACTGGCCGTCGAAGCCGCCAAGGCCGCCGGGCGCGGCGGCGGCGCGGCCTATGGCCAGGGCATGGAAAGCGACGGCCTGTCGCGCCTGGCCCTCGAAGGCGACCTGCGCGGCGCCGTCGGCCGCGGCGAGATCGGCCCCTTCTTCCAGCCCATTGTCCGGCTCGACACCGGCGAACTGTCGGGCTTCGAAGCCCTCTGCCGCTGGCGTCACCCGCGTCGTGGCCTGCTGCCGCCGGACGAATTCCTGCCGCTGGCCGAAGAGATGGGCCTGATGGAGGAGATCGGCGAGCGGATGATCCGCGCCTCGGCCCGCCAGCTCAACGAATGGCAGGCGCGCCATGCGCCGGCCTGGCAGCTGACCTGCAGCGTCAACCTCTCGACCGGCGAGATCCACCGCGCCGGCCTTGTCGACGATGTCGGCGGCCTGATCGCCAAGTACCGGCTGCGCAAGGGCGCCCTGAAGCTTGAGATCACCGAGAGCGACATCATGCGCGACCCGGAGGGGGCGGCGGTGGTGCTGAAGGCCCTGCGCGAGGTCGGCGCCGGCCTGGCGCTCGACGACTTCGGCACGGGGTTCAGCTCGCTCAGCTACCTGACGCGCCTGCCCTTCGACACCCTGAAGATCGACCGCTACTTCGTGCGGACCATGGGGGCCAACCCCGGCTCGGCCAAGATCGTCCAGTCGGTGGTCAAGCTCGGCCAGGACCTCAACCTCGAGGTCGTCGCCGAGGGGGTGGAGAACGCCCTGATGGCGGGCCGCCTGCTGGAGCTCGGCTGCGACTACGGCCAGGGCTTCGGCTACGCCCCGCCGCTGTCGCCGCAGGAGGCCGAGGTCTATCTCAACGAAAGCTACGTCGATGGCGTGGCGCCGGTGAGAAGGCAGGGGTAG
- a CDS encoding L-threonylcarbamoyladenylate synthase — MEEDRRHSRPGDRDPRGDGQALEAAALALEAGQLVTFPTETVYGLAADAADPLAVARVFEAKGRPRFNPLIAHVADLAAARRIARLDDRALKLAEAFWPGPLTLVAPLADADAVCDLARAGLDTVAVRVPGHPLARALLARFGRPVVAPSANRSGRPSPTTYADAREETGDKAAAGLDGGPCQVGLESTVVSVLDGQARLLRPGSVTRAQIEALIGPLAEAEADAKRSPGRLALHYAPDAPVRINAAEPMAGEAFLAFGPSDSPFNLSPTGDLAEAAANLFAMLRAADRTRPAAIAVAPIPDEGLGEAINDRLKRAAGFVG, encoded by the coding sequence GTGGAAGAAGACCGACGTCATTCCCGACCCGGTGACCGTGACCCTCGCGGTGACGGCCAAGCGCTAGAGGCGGCCGCGCTCGCCCTCGAGGCGGGTCAGCTCGTCACCTTCCCGACCGAGACGGTCTATGGCCTGGCCGCCGACGCCGCCGACCCGCTGGCCGTCGCCCGTGTCTTCGAAGCCAAGGGCCGGCCGCGCTTCAACCCCCTGATCGCCCATGTCGCCGACCTCGCCGCGGCGCGGCGAATCGCCAGGCTGGACGACCGCGCGCTGAAACTGGCCGAGGCCTTCTGGCCGGGTCCCCTGACCTTGGTCGCGCCACTGGCCGATGCGGACGCCGTCTGCGACCTAGCCCGCGCCGGCCTCGACACCGTCGCCGTGCGCGTGCCCGGCCACCCGCTGGCCCGGGCCCTGCTGGCCCGCTTCGGCCGCCCGGTGGTCGCCCCCAGCGCCAACCGTTCGGGCCGCCCCAGCCCGACCACCTATGCCGACGCCCGCGAGGAGACCGGCGACAAGGCCGCCGCCGGCCTCGACGGCGGCCCCTGTCAGGTCGGCCTGGAATCGACGGTGGTGTCGGTGCTCGACGGCCAGGCCCGTCTCCTGCGCCCCGGCAGCGTCACCCGCGCCCAGATCGAAGCCCTGATCGGCCCCCTCGCCGAAGCCGAGGCCGACGCCAAACGCTCTCCGGGCCGCCTCGCCCTGCACTACGCCCCCGACGCGCCCGTGCGGATCAACGCCGCCGAGCCCATGGCCGGGGAAGCCTTCCTCGCTTTCGGGCCCTCCGACAGCCCGTTCAACCTCAGCCCGACAGGCGATCTGGCGGAGGCGGCGGCCAATCTGTTCGCCATGCTGCGCGCGGCGGACCGCACCCGGCCGGCGGCCATCGCGGTGGCGCCGATTCCCGATGAAGGTCTGGGCGAAGCCATCAACGACCGCCTCAAGCGCGCGGCCGGCTTCGTCGGCTGA
- a CDS encoding cytochrome b: MSTASSRYSTVAMILHWLIAALIIANVALAWTADEMPRSTAAGLMAWHKTFGISVLLLSLVRLVWRLTHKSPPLGDHLKAWERILARVVHWAFYGLMIGLPLTGWALVSASPLIKVYPIDMFGLFHWPAIGPLANLPPDQMKGAHETWEEVHHLLAKVLIYGLIPLHILGALKHQFLDKDNELGRMIPFMKAPK; the protein is encoded by the coding sequence ATGAGCACTGCAAGCAGCCGCTATTCGACGGTGGCCATGATCCTGCACTGGCTGATCGCCGCCCTGATCATCGCTAACGTCGCCCTCGCCTGGACGGCCGACGAGATGCCGCGCTCGACCGCCGCCGGCCTGATGGCCTGGCACAAGACCTTCGGCATCAGCGTCCTGCTGCTCAGCCTCGTTCGCCTTGTCTGGCGCCTGACCCACAAATCGCCGCCGCTCGGCGATCACCTGAAGGCCTGGGAGCGGATCCTCGCCCGTGTCGTCCATTGGGCCTTTTATGGCCTGATGATAGGCCTGCCACTGACTGGTTGGGCGCTGGTTTCCGCCAGCCCGCTGATCAAGGTTTATCCGATCGACATGTTCGGCCTGTTCCACTGGCCGGCCATCGGCCCCCTGGCCAACCTGCCGCCGGACCAGATGAAGGGGGCGCACGAAACCTGGGAAGAGGTCCACCACCTGCTGGCCAAGGTGCTGATCTACGGCCTGATCCCGCTGCACATCCTCGGCGCGCTCAAGCACCAGTTCCTCGACAAGGACAACGAGCTGGGCCGCATGATCCCCTTTATGAAGGCTCCGAAGTGA
- a CDS encoding YceI family protein, which yields MIRPLAVALMAAMLMTGPALAAPSTDPAKMPAGTYGLEKTHASLLARVRHMGLSSYTLRFNRFDASYDWDPKAPDAATLKVSIDMTSLDVGDEKISKKFADDFLDAKKNPKATFVSTAIVRDGDRGKVTGDLTFHGVTKPVTLDVIFRGYESGLLGARAGFSATGAFKRSDFGSDNMSMFAGDDIELIIEVEFTRQ from the coding sequence ATGATCCGTCCCCTCGCCGTCGCCCTGATGGCCGCCATGCTGATGACCGGGCCCGCGCTGGCCGCGCCCTCGACCGACCCGGCGAAAATGCCGGCCGGGACCTATGGGCTGGAAAAGACCCACGCCTCATTGCTGGCCCGGGTGCGGCACATGGGCCTGAGCAGCTACACCCTGCGGTTCAACCGCTTCGACGCCAGCTACGACTGGGACCCGAAGGCGCCCGACGCGGCGACGCTGAAGGTCAGCATCGACATGACCTCGCTTGACGTCGGCGATGAGAAGATCAGCAAGAAATTCGCCGATGACTTCCTCGACGCCAAGAAGAACCCCAAGGCGACCTTCGTCTCCACCGCTATTGTCCGCGACGGCGACCGGGGCAAGGTGACCGGCGACCTGACCTTCCATGGCGTGACCAAACCGGTCACTCTGGACGTCATCTTCCGGGGCTATGAGTCGGGCCTGCTGGGCGCCCGCGCGGGCTTTTCGGCGACCGGCGCGTTCAAGCGCTCTGACTTCGGCTCGGACAACATGAGCATGTTCGCCGGGGACGACATCGAACTGATCATCGAGGTGGAGTTCACTCGCCAATGA
- a CDS encoding acyl-CoA dehydrogenase, producing the protein MTYTPPLRDIALAMKAAGFDDLIELFPEADHATVEAVLDGAGAFAADIIAPLNRPGDLAHATYANGKVTAAPGYAAALREFAEGGWNSLSAEARYGGQGLPKALEIAVFEMFNAASLAFGLCPILTQGAIEALAAHGTTEQKAKYLPRLISGEWTGTMNLTEPQAGSDLAALTTRAEPDGEGGWRITGQKIFITWGDHDAADNIVHLVLARTPNAPAGVKGISLFVAPKRILTADGKAGAPNELRPAGIEHKLGIHASPTCVMVFEGAKAELVGVEGQGLAHMFTMMNAARLQVGTQGVAIAERAYQQALAFAHERRQSRSAWTGESPAPLWDLPDVRRTLMLIKARTAAARGICLATAVAADQAHHGDAKAKLREELLTPIAKGWSTDVGVWAASEALQVHGGMGFVEETGAAQHYRDCRILPIYEGTNGIQAIDLVGRKLSMEGGAAMTALVSDIRETARALKGDLGGVGDRLGAAVDAMAAGADWLSARKGTPDALAGATAYLKLCGETVGGWMLAKQAHLDSRMGPLATLYAGQVLSGVPGQLAAVTQGSAPLEAFEG; encoded by the coding sequence ATGACCTACACCCCGCCGCTCCGCGACATCGCCCTGGCCATGAAGGCCGCCGGCTTCGACGACCTGATCGAGCTGTTCCCCGAAGCCGACCACGCCACCGTCGAGGCCGTACTGGACGGGGCCGGCGCCTTCGCCGCCGACATCATCGCGCCGCTGAACCGGCCGGGCGACCTGGCTCACGCGACCTACGCCAACGGCAAGGTCACCGCCGCCCCCGGGTATGCGGCGGCCCTGCGCGAGTTCGCCGAGGGCGGCTGGAACAGCCTGTCGGCCGAGGCCCGCTACGGCGGCCAGGGCCTGCCCAAGGCGCTGGAGATCGCCGTCTTCGAGATGTTCAACGCCGCCAGCCTAGCGTTCGGCCTGTGCCCGATCCTCACCCAGGGGGCCATCGAAGCGCTGGCCGCGCACGGCACCACCGAGCAGAAGGCGAAGTACCTGCCCCGCCTGATCAGCGGCGAATGGACCGGCACCATGAACCTGACCGAGCCGCAGGCCGGTTCGGACCTGGCCGCCCTGACCACCCGGGCCGAGCCCGATGGCGAGGGCGGCTGGCGGATCACCGGCCAGAAGATCTTCATCACCTGGGGCGATCACGACGCCGCCGACAACATCGTCCACCTGGTGCTGGCCCGCACGCCGAACGCGCCGGCGGGGGTGAAGGGCATCAGCCTGTTCGTCGCGCCCAAGCGCATCCTGACCGCCGACGGCAAGGCCGGCGCCCCCAACGAGCTGCGGCCGGCCGGCATCGAGCACAAGCTTGGCATCCACGCCTCGCCGACCTGCGTCATGGTCTTCGAGGGCGCCAAGGCCGAACTGGTCGGGGTCGAGGGCCAGGGCCTGGCTCACATGTTCACCATGATGAACGCCGCCCGGCTGCAGGTCGGGACGCAGGGCGTGGCCATCGCCGAGCGCGCTTACCAGCAGGCGCTGGCCTTCGCTCACGAGCGCCGTCAGAGCCGCTCGGCCTGGACCGGCGAGAGCCCCGCCCCGCTGTGGGACCTGCCCGACGTGCGCCGCACCCTGATGTTGATCAAGGCCAGGACGGCGGCGGCGCGGGGCATCTGCCTGGCCACCGCCGTGGCCGCCGACCAGGCGCACCATGGGGATGCCAAGGCGAAGCTGCGCGAGGAGCTGCTCACCCCCATCGCCAAGGGCTGGTCGACCGACGTCGGCGTCTGGGCGGCGTCGGAGGCGCTGCAGGTGCATGGCGGCATGGGCTTCGTCGAGGAGACGGGCGCGGCCCAGCACTACCGCGACTGCCGCATCCTGCCGATCTACGAGGGCACCAACGGCATCCAGGCCATCGACCTGGTCGGCCGCAAGCTGTCGATGGAGGGCGGCGCGGCGATGACCGCCCTGGTCAGCGACATCCGCGAGACGGCGCGGGCCCTGAAGGGCGATCTGGGCGGGGTCGGCGACCGGCTGGGCGCGGCGGTGGACGCCATGGCGGCCGGCGCGGACTGGCTGTCGGCGCGAAAGGGAACACCGGACGCCCTGGCCGGGGCGACGGCCTATCTGAAACTGTGCGGTGAGACGGTCGGCGGCTGGATGCTGGCGAAGCAGGCTCACCTGGACAGCCGCATGGGCCCGTTGGCGACGCTGTACGCCGGACAGGTGCTGAGCGGCGTGCCCGGCCAGCTGGCGGCGGTGACGCAGGGGTCGGCGCCGCTGGAGGCGTTCGAGGGGTAG